The following are encoded in a window of Planctomycetaceae bacterium genomic DNA:
- a CDS encoding tetratricopeptide repeat protein, with product MTTRSLLNKLKSGQARHVAGDLPGAMAIYGEVLRKDRSLVQAWLLLGICYVQKRQLEEAESHFRQALVLAPGDEVARTQLANVLIQMGRGEESEQLCRELLDTDPFHCEASRLLASALKLQGELEAALHASSGHSARNPNDVAGLIQHAEMLMSAGRFSDALDVLTKARSIDGRNAQVYAHLCSVQSQLKQHDEALASLECLCQLDSSLINVLSTRGNVLLEAGRPDQAMHQFQRLIAQDPQSSLALNGLGRSLLALGYWSEAMDSFRLAANLDMQDRGYDSNFLYCATLNPSLNREQIAAMHLDWGQQIAGVIEPIQHAPGTDSERVLRIGYVSGDFRQHAAMRFFLPLLRHHRRDQFEIFLYSTSRGEDHVTSELRNLSQHWRRCCSMTRDELARKIQDDSIDILVDLSGHTNGNRLRVFAIRPAPLQVSLMGYPQTTGLQTMDYRITDRIRDNGSSANYFSETLVALPNGAACIELPADSPKVSDPPVLSNGFTTLGATHRIEKISSDSLQLWSAIMHLVPSARLLIIRDALANEQIRNRLVRALTDAGIPMDRVTLEWHVGREHLNVYSKIDILLDVFPWGASTTAFEAMWMGVPVPTIRWPEKLTSDAASLLHFSGCDDMIASDAESYVEITSRLAGDINRLASIRRTLRQTMARSACNGSQFAVDVETAYRRMWKRHCGMPNELEIVERESAPLV from the coding sequence ATGACGACACGAAGTTTGCTGAACAAATTGAAGTCTGGTCAAGCTCGCCACGTGGCAGGGGATCTTCCCGGTGCCATGGCGATCTACGGCGAAGTTCTTCGGAAAGATCGCTCTCTTGTGCAAGCCTGGTTGCTGCTCGGGATTTGCTATGTCCAGAAACGACAGCTTGAAGAAGCGGAGTCCCATTTCCGTCAGGCTCTTGTACTGGCTCCGGGTGATGAAGTTGCCCGCACCCAATTGGCAAACGTGCTCATTCAAATGGGCCGCGGTGAGGAAAGCGAACAGCTGTGCCGCGAATTGCTCGACACCGATCCATTCCACTGCGAAGCATCTCGTTTGCTTGCCTCCGCCTTAAAGCTGCAGGGAGAACTGGAGGCGGCTCTGCACGCGTCGTCTGGACATTCAGCAAGAAATCCGAACGATGTCGCCGGTCTTATCCAGCATGCAGAAATGCTGATGTCCGCCGGACGGTTTTCTGATGCACTTGACGTACTGACGAAGGCGCGGTCGATTGACGGCAGAAACGCTCAGGTCTATGCGCACCTGTGTTCGGTACAGAGCCAGCTGAAACAGCATGATGAAGCGCTGGCATCACTGGAGTGTTTGTGCCAACTGGACTCTTCACTGATCAACGTTCTCAGCACGCGAGGCAATGTTCTGCTGGAGGCCGGTCGGCCGGATCAGGCAATGCACCAGTTTCAGCGGCTCATTGCGCAGGATCCACAATCATCGCTCGCGCTCAATGGGCTTGGACGTTCGCTCCTGGCGCTTGGATACTGGTCAGAAGCGATGGACTCGTTTCGACTCGCCGCCAATCTCGACATGCAGGATCGCGGCTACGACAGCAATTTCCTGTACTGTGCAACCCTGAATCCCTCCCTGAATCGCGAGCAGATTGCTGCAATGCATCTCGACTGGGGACAGCAAATTGCCGGTGTCATTGAACCAATTCAGCACGCTCCTGGTACCGACTCTGAGAGGGTTCTGCGAATTGGCTACGTTTCGGGTGACTTCCGACAGCATGCCGCAATGCGTTTTTTCCTCCCGCTTCTTCGTCACCATCGACGAGACCAGTTTGAGATCTTCCTGTATTCGACATCACGGGGCGAAGACCACGTGACGAGCGAATTGCGAAACCTGTCCCAGCACTGGCGTCGATGCTGTTCGATGACACGTGATGAGCTGGCAAGGAAAATCCAGGACGACTCGATTGATATCCTTGTTGATCTTTCAGGCCATACAAACGGTAATCGCCTTCGCGTTTTCGCGATTCGTCCTGCTCCACTTCAGGTTTCGTTGATGGGATATCCGCAGACCACTGGTTTGCAGACCATGGATTACCGGATTACAGATAGAATTCGGGACAACGGTTCTTCGGCAAACTATTTTTCCGAAACTCTGGTTGCGTTACCAAACGGAGCCGCGTGTATTGAGTTGCCCGCAGACTCACCGAAGGTTTCGGATCCCCCCGTTTTGTCCAATGGCTTCACTACTCTTGGGGCCACCCACCGGATTGAGAAAATCTCGTCCGACAGTTTACAGCTGTGGTCTGCCATCATGCATTTAGTGCCCAGTGCCCGACTTCTCATCATTCGCGACGCACTGGCCAACGAACAGATACGCAACCGACTCGTTCGGGCTCTGACTGATGCAGGCATTCCCATGGATCGAGTCACATTGGAGTGGCATGTTGGTCGTGAACACCTGAATGTGTATTCGAAGATAGATATATTGCTGGACGTCTTTCCCTGGGGCGCGTCAACGACGGCATTCGAAGCCATGTGGATGGGTGTGCCTGTCCCAACGATCCGATGGCCGGAGAAACTGACGTCGGACGCAGCGTCCTTATTACATTTCAGCGGTTGCGACGACATGATTGCTTCGGACGCAGAATCGTATGTCGAAATCACGTCGCGTCTCGCCGGAGATATCAATCGATTGGCCAGCATTCGGCGGACGCTCCGACAAACGATGGCTCGATCCGCCTGCAACGGCTCACAGTTCGCAGTCGACGTAGAAACAGCCTATCGAAGAATGTGGAAGCGTCACTGTGGAATGCCAAACGAACTTGAAATCGTTGAACGTGAGTCAGCTCCTTTGGTCTGA
- a CDS encoding acyltransferase, whose amino-acid sequence MTSDSLFNPGYYTESELKSAGFRSVGSNVRIAKNNTIVGLNNISVGNNVRIDGYCGIIANGPGVLMIGSNVHIGGWCFLAAAEGITISDFAGLSQGVKIYSRSDDYTGDYLTNPTVPEILRGGKRGSVFLGKHVIVGAGTVILPDLVIPEGCAVGAQSLVTKNLKPWGIYFGSPVRRLRNRSTRLLQLEGQLP is encoded by the coding sequence ATGACGTCCGACTCGTTGTTCAACCCCGGTTACTACACAGAAAGTGAGTTGAAAAGTGCCGGGTTCAGATCGGTAGGAAGCAACGTGCGCATTGCAAAAAACAATACGATCGTAGGACTGAACAATATCTCTGTTGGTAACAATGTCCGAATTGACGGATACTGCGGAATCATCGCGAATGGGCCAGGCGTTCTTATGATCGGCTCTAATGTGCACATCGGTGGTTGGTGTTTCCTGGCAGCTGCCGAGGGCATCACAATCTCAGATTTTGCCGGGTTGTCACAGGGCGTGAAAATTTACAGTCGCAGCGATGACTATACCGGCGACTACCTGACCAATCCGACGGTTCCGGAGATCCTGCGTGGTGGAAAACGCGGCTCCGTTTTCCTGGGGAAACATGTCATTGTTGGAGCCGGAACTGTCATTCTGCCGGATCTGGTTATACCAGAAGGCTGCGCAGTGGGAGCACAGTCGCTTGTCACGAAGAACCTCAAGCCCTGGGGGATCTACTTTGGTTCGCCCGTGCGTCGCCTGAGAAACCGCTCCACTCGTTTGCTGCAACTTGAGGGGCAATTGCCGTAG
- a CDS encoding pyruvate carboxyltransferase has protein sequence MTTPSLGKKLSSQIVGTIRHAIISHHKRSGTILFSDTTLRDGEQMPGATLEPHEKLQIAKALQDAGVHSLDAGFPASSEADVEAIRMMIGVIRKPVLTALCRTLRSDIDAADRALDGNPPHKRGVSLFCGTSPLHREHKLNKTKSQVLDIIGDTVTYAASKFRIVAFSPEDASRTETDFLCECYRLAIECGASTIGFPDTVGLLTPEKSRRFMRAIHENVPNLDRALLAVHFHNDLGLAVANTLACIEEGANVVQCTVNGIGERAGNASLEEVVMALALHQDQYKRRFRIDTSRLAPLCQMVAELTGVAISRMKPVGGANIFATEAGIHQDGLLKNPDTYLPYRPERVGAEGIQLVLGRHSGRRAVAHRLGELNLPTDESLVARIVDQIKLLPKGSVVDDNRLRSLAESNGVVPGSNSHSSASTMV, from the coding sequence ATGACAACACCTTCACTTGGTAAGAAACTGTCGAGCCAGATTGTCGGTACGATTCGGCATGCCATCATTTCGCATCACAAACGTTCGGGCACGATTCTATTCAGTGACACAACTCTCCGTGATGGCGAACAAATGCCCGGGGCAACCCTGGAGCCCCATGAAAAGCTCCAGATCGCTAAAGCGCTGCAGGATGCGGGTGTTCATTCACTGGATGCAGGCTTTCCGGCGTCGTCGGAAGCAGATGTTGAAGCCATTCGCATGATGATTGGCGTAATCCGAAAGCCCGTTCTGACCGCCCTGTGTCGTACCTTACGATCCGATATCGATGCAGCGGATCGAGCATTGGACGGCAATCCACCGCATAAACGCGGCGTCAGTTTGTTTTGTGGCACAAGCCCATTGCACCGGGAGCACAAGCTCAACAAGACGAAGTCGCAGGTCCTGGACATTATTGGAGACACGGTAACATACGCGGCATCAAAGTTTCGCATCGTGGCTTTCAGCCCGGAAGACGCGAGCCGCACAGAAACGGATTTTCTTTGTGAATGCTATAGGCTTGCGATCGAATGCGGAGCATCGACAATTGGATTTCCGGACACGGTTGGTCTTTTGACGCCGGAGAAGTCCCGCCGATTCATGCGTGCGATTCACGAAAATGTCCCAAATCTTGACCGAGCACTGCTGGCCGTTCATTTTCATAACGACCTTGGCCTCGCAGTTGCCAACACGCTTGCCTGCATCGAAGAAGGAGCGAATGTGGTCCAGTGTACGGTAAACGGCATTGGAGAACGCGCGGGAAATGCTTCGCTGGAGGAGGTTGTCATGGCGCTGGCACTGCACCAGGATCAGTACAAACGTCGGTTTCGCATTGATACTTCCAGACTCGCTCCACTCTGCCAGATGGTGGCTGAATTAACCGGGGTAGCCATCTCCCGAATGAAACCGGTTGGCGGAGCGAATATATTCGCCACCGAAGCCGGAATTCATCAGGATGGCCTGCTCAAGAATCCGGATACCTATTTGCCGTATCGCCCGGAGCGCGTGGGCGCAGAAGGGATTCAACTTGTACTCGGTCGACACAGTGGTCGCCGCGCGGTGGCACACCGGCTGGGCGAACTGAACCTGCCGACAGACGAGTCGCTGGTGGCCAGAATTGTGGACCAGATCAAGCTGTTGCCGAAGGGATCCGTCGTTGACGATAACCGGCTTCGATCACTTGCCGAATCGAACGGCGTGGTTCCGGGCAGCAACAGCCATTCATCCGCTTCGACGATGGTCTGA
- a CDS encoding DUF4405 domain-containing protein yields MIAEDPYKSGFYDGISPQRTANSLDVATAPLNLMQSNGRNATSKPEPDALRKAFPAGAATEHDHEHDDGHKDNGRIPRAIINFWLDAWLLVNFVLLGVSAVIVQFVFPPGIAARGWLLWGMSYGQWCSTQFAMVAMLAVGVLVHIMLHWTWVCSVVAKRLLRKAEVPDDGIRTVIGVGLLIGILVTSALCIGVAMLTIQEPPTL; encoded by the coding sequence ATGATCGCTGAAGACCCTTACAAATCCGGCTTTTACGATGGAATCAGTCCGCAGCGGACGGCGAACAGCCTTGACGTAGCGACGGCGCCACTGAATCTCATGCAGTCGAATGGCCGGAATGCAACTTCAAAGCCGGAGCCCGATGCACTCCGGAAAGCATTCCCGGCCGGTGCTGCGACTGAGCATGATCACGAACACGATGACGGTCACAAAGACAATGGCCGCATACCGCGTGCTATCATCAATTTCTGGCTGGATGCGTGGCTGCTGGTGAACTTCGTTCTCCTGGGAGTTTCTGCGGTCATTGTCCAGTTCGTTTTCCCCCCCGGTATTGCTGCTCGAGGATGGCTGCTGTGGGGAATGTCGTACGGACAATGGTGTTCAACTCAGTTTGCGATGGTTGCTATGCTGGCAGTTGGCGTGCTTGTTCATATCATGCTCCACTGGACTTGGGTCTGCAGCGTTGTGGCGAAGAGATTACTTCGGAAAGCGGAAGTGCCTGACGACGGCATTCGGACAGTAATCGGTGTAGGATTGTTAATCGGCATCCTGGTGACATCAGCGTTGTGTATTGGCGTTGCCATGCTCACCATCCAGGAGCCACCAACTCTTTAG
- a CDS encoding SOS response-associated peptidase, translating into MCGRYTLKTPAPKLIELFHTPQFPDLTPRYNIAPTQRVLVIRIDPENKRQALLARWGLIPFWAKDVSIGARMINARSETVSEKPAFRQAWKKRRCLIPADGFFEWETVAPRQKQPWLIHMNDELPFAMAGLWECWRIPTDQNGTLSGSPPVPSSHGMSSTGGNNPNGETDSMLISCTILTTQANDDVRPLHDRMPVILQPHQYECWLNEDSSNQQRLDLLQPLPNGSMSRRAVSTAINKVGNEVDFDA; encoded by the coding sequence ATGTGCGGTCGTTACACCCTGAAGACGCCTGCCCCGAAATTGATCGAATTGTTTCACACCCCTCAGTTCCCTGATCTGACCCCGCGTTACAATATCGCTCCGACGCAGCGCGTGCTTGTCATTCGGATCGATCCGGAAAATAAGCGACAGGCACTCTTGGCACGCTGGGGACTGATTCCATTCTGGGCAAAAGATGTTTCCATCGGAGCACGCATGATCAATGCCCGATCGGAAACGGTGTCTGAAAAACCGGCTTTCAGACAAGCGTGGAAAAAACGCCGCTGTCTCATTCCGGCCGATGGCTTTTTCGAATGGGAAACAGTAGCCCCGCGCCAAAAACAACCCTGGCTTATCCATATGAATGACGAATTGCCTTTTGCGATGGCGGGTTTGTGGGAATGCTGGCGGATTCCGACAGATCAGAATGGAACCCTGTCAGGCTCTCCGCCTGTTCCGTCGTCTCATGGTATGTCGTCCACGGGAGGAAATAATCCCAACGGAGAGACGGATTCGATGCTCATTTCATGCACGATTCTTACGACTCAGGCGAATGACGACGTTCGTCCATTGCATGACCGAATGCCTGTCATCCTGCAACCGCATCAATATGAATGCTGGCTGAATGAAGACAGCAGCAATCAACAGCGGCTTGATTTGCTGCAACCTTTGCCAAACGGGTCGATGTCCCGGCGTGCAGTGTCCACTGCGATCAACAAGGTTGGTAATGAAGTCGATTTCGATGCCTGA
- a CDS encoding sulfite exporter TauE/SafE family protein → MPSPITIETLTLPLVFISGVLGSAHCIGMCGGIAATMSLGARSMHSALLRQILWSIGRTFTYVFLGMIASTVGVRVMRAGSQTILLQASFAILAGVLLILQGMHSAGWLSFGKLSGKNSPCLTTTLFAQLLKGGSTWGVMLAGIMTGFLPCGLVYSFLALAASSASLPLGIGIMLAFGLGTFPVMILTGTGFSLATLQLRQKLMRVAAICVLITGIMTVGRGITFASGAANSQPDESAEKLCPLCTADNSSRNNDR, encoded by the coding sequence ATGCCTAGTCCGATCACAATTGAAACCCTGACCCTGCCTCTGGTTTTTATCAGTGGAGTGCTGGGCTCTGCCCACTGCATTGGAATGTGCGGAGGCATCGCGGCCACGATGAGTCTGGGAGCCCGGTCAATGCATTCCGCGCTCTTACGTCAGATCCTGTGGAGCATTGGACGGACATTCACGTATGTGTTCCTTGGAATGATCGCATCGACTGTAGGCGTTCGTGTGATGAGAGCCGGTAGCCAAACCATTCTGCTGCAGGCGAGTTTTGCAATACTGGCTGGTGTGCTGCTGATCCTGCAGGGCATGCATTCTGCTGGTTGGCTCTCATTTGGGAAACTCTCCGGGAAGAATTCACCCTGTTTGACCACCACCTTGTTTGCTCAATTGCTGAAGGGCGGCTCAACGTGGGGTGTCATGCTGGCAGGAATCATGACCGGCTTTCTTCCCTGTGGTCTGGTCTATTCCTTTCTGGCGCTCGCAGCGAGCTCTGCCAGCCTCCCACTGGGGATCGGAATTATGCTGGCCTTCGGTCTGGGGACATTTCCCGTCATGATCCTGACCGGCACCGGGTTCTCTCTGGCAACACTTCAGCTGAGGCAAAAGCTAATGCGCGTCGCCGCCATTTGCGTGTTGATCACCGGTATAATGACAGTTGGCAGGGGCATTACTTTCGCCTCGGGGGCAGCGAATTCGCAGCCTGATGAATCCGCCGAAAAACTGTGTCCACTTTGCACTGCAGATAATTCGAGCAGAAACAATGATCGCTGA
- a CDS encoding universal stress protein, which yields MIRLEKVLVPTDFSEFSQPAVNYGCAIAARFGAQLHLLHVVPDPAMLVPEAHAFSVEAMQSQTASLIDDAKERLQGMPSNGWEDGKPVIREVRTGIVFMETIDYTRENDIDLVVIGTHGRTGLMHVLMGSVAEKIVRKAPCPVLTVKPEGHQFVMP from the coding sequence ATGATTCGACTCGAAAAGGTACTGGTCCCGACAGACTTTAGTGAATTCAGTCAACCCGCAGTGAATTACGGGTGTGCGATCGCAGCACGGTTTGGAGCTCAGTTGCATTTGCTTCATGTTGTGCCGGATCCGGCCATGCTGGTGCCGGAAGCGCATGCATTTTCCGTCGAAGCCATGCAGTCCCAGACTGCGAGTCTCATCGATGATGCGAAAGAACGGCTTCAGGGAATGCCATCCAATGGATGGGAAGATGGCAAGCCTGTTATTCGTGAAGTGCGGACAGGTATCGTGTTTATGGAAACAATCGACTACACGCGCGAGAACGATATTGACCTGGTCGTCATTGGGACGCACGGACGAACAGGACTCATGCATGTTCTGATGGGAAGCGTCGCCGAAAAAATCGTGCGAAAAGCCCCGTGCCCGGTGCTGACGGTTAAACCGGAAGGTCACCAGTTTGTGATGCCGTAA
- a CDS encoding ABC transporter permease, giving the protein MKRILLMAIKDLKLLSRDRVGMFFIVAFPILMGVFFGFVMGRVGQKGSTKVSLAVVDQDRSPMSLRFLKSLQSDPQVNVQTLPRDEAMDAVRRGKLVGMIVLPERFGESAGILWAKQSEIEVGLDPSRTAESAMLEGMIMRSMGELINARFQDPQSMRSAIADFRTQVSKDQSIPIASRTVIAGFLGTVDAFLKSLAEANDQVNSSDDDPGVAATDADRITTNSENVAVVGNGTTTTSGNSTGLRLANIKRIDVTRDVEPGSQAALMQNIRSRWDISFPQSVVWGILGCVAGFATLMVREQSIGTLTRLQVAPFPQWHILAAKGVGCFIAVSGVVMLMMLVGTFLGMRPGNWLHLVMAAISTAICFVGIMMLLSLLGRTEQAVSGAAWGACVIMAMFGGGMIPVAFMPDFMKSLSNLDPVKWAVISIEGAVWRGFSLTEMLVPCGILMGTGVVSTLLGSVLITQRSRR; this is encoded by the coding sequence ATGAAACGCATCCTGTTGATGGCGATCAAAGATCTGAAACTGCTCAGCCGTGATCGTGTTGGAATGTTCTTTATCGTGGCCTTTCCGATTCTGATGGGTGTCTTTTTCGGGTTCGTTATGGGGAGAGTCGGCCAGAAGGGCTCGACCAAAGTGTCTCTGGCCGTCGTGGATCAGGATCGTTCACCAATGTCGCTGCGATTTCTGAAATCGCTTCAGAGTGATCCTCAAGTGAATGTCCAGACGTTGCCTCGCGACGAGGCCATGGATGCTGTTCGACGCGGCAAGCTTGTGGGAATGATCGTTCTGCCCGAGCGCTTCGGCGAATCGGCCGGCATTCTTTGGGCGAAGCAATCTGAAATCGAAGTGGGACTCGATCCCTCCCGCACTGCCGAATCGGCAATGCTGGAAGGTATGATCATGCGGTCTATGGGGGAGCTGATCAATGCTCGCTTTCAGGACCCTCAATCAATGCGTTCCGCGATTGCCGATTTCCGCACGCAGGTTTCGAAAGACCAGTCGATACCGATTGCCAGCCGCACTGTCATCGCGGGATTTCTGGGGACTGTCGATGCATTTCTGAAGTCGCTGGCGGAAGCCAATGATCAGGTAAACTCGTCGGACGACGATCCAGGCGTTGCAGCTACGGATGCCGACAGGATCACCACAAACTCAGAGAATGTTGCAGTCGTCGGGAACGGGACAACAACCACAAGCGGTAATTCCACCGGGCTTCGGCTGGCGAATATCAAACGCATCGATGTAACGCGAGACGTCGAACCGGGCAGTCAGGCAGCACTGATGCAGAATATTCGTTCGCGATGGGATATCAGTTTTCCTCAGTCTGTTGTATGGGGAATTCTTGGCTGTGTGGCGGGATTTGCGACGTTGATGGTTCGGGAACAGTCTATCGGCACGCTGACTCGACTGCAGGTCGCCCCGTTTCCCCAGTGGCATATTCTGGCGGCCAAAGGTGTTGGCTGTTTTATCGCCGTATCCGGTGTAGTGATGCTCATGATGCTTGTCGGTACGTTTCTCGGGATGAGGCCCGGCAACTGGCTGCACCTGGTCATGGCAGCCATCTCAACCGCCATTTGTTTTGTGGGAATTATGATGCTGCTCTCTTTGCTCGGCCGAACTGAGCAGGCAGTCAGTGGTGCTGCGTGGGGAGCATGCGTGATTATGGCCATGTTTGGGGGAGGTATGATCCCTGTCGCGTTTATGCCCGATTTTATGAAGTCATTAAGCAACCTGGATCCTGTTAAATGGGCTGTGATCAGCATCGAAGGTGCCGTCTGGCGCGGATTCAGCCTGACTGAAATGCTGGTCCCGTGTGGTATCCTCATGGGCACAGGGGTTGTTTCGACACTCCTTGGATCGGTGCTGATTACACAACGAAGCCGCAGATGA
- a CDS encoding DegT/DnrJ/EryC1/StrS family aminotransferase codes for MKSAVRHFAAFGGRPIFERPLHVGAPNVIDTESLVTELRSVLMSGTLTNNGPRVREFETVVAAMTNSRNCVATCNATVALQIVARAMDLTGEVILPSFTFIATAHAMQWVGLTPVFADVDPVSHTLCPVSAAQCISARTSALLPVHLWGNSCDVESLSELAERHNLKLFFDASHAFNCRRNQRPIGTFGQAEVFSFHATKFVHAVEGGAIVTNNDELAERCRMLRSFGFSCMSEVSDVGTNAKMNELCAAVGLKSLDLIDLLQSINRRNQQSYRRHLSGVSGVRLIDRNANDFTNGQYVVLMIDEHAFGLSRDQVIRFLRAEGIFARAYFSPGCHRAEPYCRSALHTPVPLPITEQLAANIMQLPTGSALGNEQIQAVCHLLQRLHRQRREVSREIERRGGQLASHPHDPLISAPLLREAA; via the coding sequence ATGAAGTCTGCAGTCCGTCATTTTGCGGCCTTCGGTGGAAGACCGATCTTCGAAAGACCGTTACACGTTGGTGCCCCGAACGTGATCGATACGGAATCGCTTGTGACCGAACTGCGGTCAGTGCTGATGTCCGGCACACTGACAAACAACGGTCCACGCGTGCGGGAATTTGAAACTGTCGTCGCCGCGATGACGAATTCGCGGAATTGTGTGGCGACGTGCAATGCCACTGTGGCGCTGCAGATCGTCGCCAGAGCGATGGATCTGACCGGCGAAGTCATTCTGCCTTCGTTCACCTTCATTGCAACGGCGCACGCAATGCAGTGGGTAGGACTGACGCCTGTTTTTGCCGATGTCGATCCGGTCTCCCATACGCTCTGCCCGGTCTCTGCAGCACAGTGTATTTCTGCCCGTACGTCTGCATTGCTGCCGGTGCATCTCTGGGGGAACTCGTGTGACGTCGAGTCTTTGTCAGAACTTGCCGAGCGGCACAACCTTAAGTTGTTTTTTGATGCAAGCCATGCGTTCAACTGCCGTCGGAACCAACGTCCAATCGGAACTTTTGGTCAGGCTGAAGTGTTCAGTTTTCATGCGACCAAGTTTGTTCACGCTGTCGAAGGAGGAGCCATCGTTACGAATAACGATGAATTGGCGGAACGTTGCCGAATGCTGCGCAGTTTTGGGTTCTCCTGCATGTCTGAAGTCAGTGATGTCGGAACAAATGCAAAAATGAATGAACTCTGTGCCGCAGTTGGGCTCAAGTCGCTGGATTTGATTGATCTGCTTCAATCGATCAATCGCCGGAATCAGCAGTCGTATCGACGACACTTATCCGGAGTCTCCGGTGTCCGGCTGATCGACCGGAACGCGAATGATTTCACGAATGGCCAATACGTTGTATTGATGATCGACGAGCATGCATTTGGGTTGAGTCGCGATCAGGTCATCAGATTTCTCCGGGCTGAAGGCATCTTTGCCAGAGCATACTTCTCGCCGGGATGCCATCGGGCTGAGCCGTACTGCAGGTCTGCACTTCATACTCCTGTTCCATTGCCGATTACGGAACAACTTGCGGCAAACATCATGCAACTGCCAACAGGAAGTGCTTTGGGCAATGAGCAGATTCAGGCGGTGTGTCACCTTCTGCAACGGCTCCATCGTCAACGCCGTGAGGTTTCCCGCGAAATTGAACGGAGGGGCGGCCAACTCGCGTCGCACCCGCACGATCCATTGATTTCTGCGCCCCTGTTGCGCGAAGCGGCATGA
- a CDS encoding ABC transporter ATP-binding protein: protein MIHVSSLVRTFGVHRAVDSITFQIARGECFGLLGTNGAGKTTTISMMTGLLSPDSGHVTIDGLQPTSAQCRQKIGIAPQTLSLYDEFTAVENLRFFGQLYELQGARLDDRIRWSLDFSGLQDRCNDRVGTFSGGMKRRLNIACALIHDPEIVMLDEPTVGVDPQSRNHIYDGIAHLKQQGRTVILTTHYLEEAERVCDRIAIMDNGHILALDTLKNLIDQHGGETVVEIEFATEPPDPSVLPGRIREDGRLIFGCSEPMKEVLNLSRSGVEVASLQIRQPNLECVFLNLTGRQLRDE, encoded by the coding sequence ATGATTCACGTATCTTCTCTGGTCAGAACCTTTGGAGTGCACCGGGCGGTGGATTCCATCACATTTCAGATAGCCCGCGGCGAATGTTTCGGACTTCTGGGAACCAATGGCGCAGGGAAGACCACGACAATCAGTATGATGACCGGGCTCTTGTCTCCCGACAGCGGACATGTGACCATTGACGGGCTCCAGCCAACAAGTGCACAGTGTCGACAAAAGATTGGGATCGCCCCCCAGACATTGTCCCTTTACGATGAATTCACTGCCGTTGAAAACCTCCGATTTTTCGGTCAGCTGTATGAACTGCAGGGGGCACGACTGGACGACCGGATCCGATGGTCGCTGGATTTCAGCGGACTGCAGGATCGTTGCAACGATCGAGTCGGTACATTTTCGGGCGGTATGAAGCGACGGCTGAACATTGCCTGCGCATTGATTCATGACCCGGAAATCGTGATGCTGGATGAGCCAACCGTGGGTGTGGATCCGCAATCCCGCAATCATATTTACGACGGCATCGCTCATCTGAAACAACAGGGACGCACAGTCATCCTGACCACCCATTATCTGGAAGAAGCAGAGCGAGTCTGCGATCGAATCGCCATCATGGACAACGGCCATATTCTCGCTCTGGATACCCTGAAAAACCTTATTGATCAGCATGGGGGCGAAACCGTTGTTGAAATTGAATTCGCGACAGAGCCCCCTGACCCATCTGTTCTGCCCGGCAGAATTCGTGAAGATGGACGCCTGATCTTTGGCTGCTCTGAGCCCATGAAGGAAGTCCTGAACCTGTCCAGATCAGGCGTCGAAGTTGCCAGTCTTCAGATTCGCCAGCCCAACCTCGAATGTGTCTTTCTGAACCTGACCGGCCGACAACTTCGTGACGAGTGA